In Pseudomonas hamedanensis, a single window of DNA contains:
- a CDS encoding TolC family outer membrane protein, which produces MLRKLSLAIAVSCASNAMAWAAEAPLSTKTDLVSVYQEAVDNNADLAAARAQYGAQKEVVPQARAGLLPNLSGGAEVADVRTSIDQPSAIANRSARSYQATLAQPLFRADRWFQYQAAKDVNEQAALQLSATEQNLILQTAESYFNVLRSQDNLASTKAEEAAFKRQLDQSNERFDVGLSDKTDVLQSQASYDTARANRIVAQRQVDDAFEALITLTNRQYNSIQGIVHTLPILPPAPNDAKSWVDTAARQNLNLLASNYAVSSAEQTLKQRKAGHLPTLDAVAKYEKGDNDALGFANPNSFGAPYGGNVEQSTLGLQLSIPIYSGGLTSSQVRQSYAQLDQSEQQREALRRQVVENTRNLHRAVNTDVEQVQARRQSIISNQSAVEATEIGYQVGTRNIVDVLDAQRQLYTSVRNYNNTRYDYILDNLRLKQAAGTLNPGDLQDLTRYLKADYNPDKDFLPPDLASAAEAQLKARP; this is translated from the coding sequence ATGCTGCGCAAACTCTCACTGGCTATCGCCGTGTCTTGTGCGTCCAACGCAATGGCCTGGGCAGCGGAAGCGCCCCTGTCGACCAAAACCGATCTGGTCAGCGTCTATCAGGAAGCGGTCGACAACAACGCCGATCTGGCAGCCGCCCGCGCCCAGTACGGCGCGCAGAAAGAAGTCGTACCCCAGGCCCGCGCCGGTTTGCTGCCCAACCTCTCTGGCGGCGCCGAAGTCGCCGACGTGCGCACCTCGATCGACCAGCCGTCGGCCATCGCCAACCGCAGCGCGCGTTCCTATCAAGCGACGCTGGCGCAGCCACTGTTCCGTGCCGATCGCTGGTTCCAGTACCAGGCAGCGAAGGATGTTAACGAGCAAGCCGCGCTGCAACTCTCGGCGACCGAACAGAACCTGATCCTGCAGACCGCCGAAAGCTATTTCAACGTGCTGCGCAGCCAGGACAACCTTGCCTCGACCAAGGCCGAAGAAGCCGCGTTCAAGCGCCAACTCGACCAGTCCAACGAGCGCTTCGATGTCGGCCTCTCGGACAAGACCGACGTGCTGCAATCGCAAGCCAGTTACGACACCGCACGAGCCAACCGCATCGTCGCGCAGCGTCAGGTCGACGACGCCTTCGAAGCGTTGATCACCCTGACCAACCGTCAGTACAACTCGATTCAGGGCATCGTGCACACCCTGCCGATCCTGCCGCCGGCCCCCAACGATGCGAAATCCTGGGTCGACACGGCGGCGCGGCAGAACCTTAATCTGTTGGCCAGCAACTACGCGGTCAGCTCCGCCGAGCAAACCCTCAAGCAGCGCAAGGCCGGCCATTTGCCGACCCTCGACGCGGTAGCCAAATACGAGAAAGGCGATAACGACGCCCTCGGTTTCGCCAACCCGAACTCCTTCGGTGCGCCCTACGGCGGCAACGTCGAACAGAGCACGCTGGGCCTGCAACTGAGCATCCCGATCTACAGCGGCGGCCTGACCAGTTCGCAAGTGCGTCAGTCTTATGCGCAACTCGATCAGAGCGAGCAGCAGCGTGAAGCCCTGCGGCGCCAGGTAGTGGAAAACACCCGCAATCTGCACCGTGCGGTGAACACTGACGTCGAGCAGGTGCAGGCGCGCCGCCAGTCGATCATTTCCAACCAGAGCGCGGTGGAAGCCACGGAAATCGGTTACCAGGTGGGGACGCGCAATATCGTGGATGTGCTCGATGCGCAGCGCCAGCTGTACACCTCGGTGCGCAACTACAACAACACCCGTTACGACTACATTCTCGACAACCTGCGTTTGAAGCAAGCGGCGGGGACGTTGAACCCCGGCGACTTGCAGGACCTGACCCGCTACCTGAAGGCCGACTACAACCCGGACAAGGACTTCCTGCCGCCGGACCTGGCGTCAGCGGCAGAAGCACAGCTCAAGGCCCGGCCATAA